The following are from one region of the Fibrobacter sp. UWEL genome:
- a CDS encoding LysM peptidoglycan-binding domain-containing protein, with product MHFLKSASICLGLTALIASAYIIKEGDTLWDLSDEFLNDPFAWPDLWENNRHIQDPHWIYPGDSLYMGDSIREENVLRADPARKKYPCDAAVSDSNLPKGIKAVGCDQGDGRDSEFESMLGDLRSKDKKPKAQKEKDSYFYMQRPAPKIFNGYYQVLAPEIYSIDSLRKDKRFFSIRSGEKHEPLIHMPESEIVVGVGKKTNKNLKKGDLVDIYEAKSINVPTEKDNNFEKKALLRLSGVAKITSIGDTLSRAQVVQSFREIKINQSKAKLKEELNTINVSGYEPEQNAKVDSMAAINYALDPMLIIGAYSYVLINQGSAKGYNTGDAVAVWEIDASDPSIPPRLLGRGVIVRANENEAAVLIREAYSNSRRIEVGHKVSVTHQATVVK from the coding sequence ATGCATTTTTTGAAGAGTGCTTCCATTTGCCTCGGCCTAACCGCCCTGATTGCTTCCGCCTACATTATTAAGGAAGGCGATACCCTTTGGGATTTGAGCGACGAATTCCTTAACGACCCCTTTGCCTGGCCTGACCTGTGGGAAAACAACCGCCACATTCAGGACCCCCACTGGATTTATCCGGGCGATTCTCTGTATATGGGCGACAGCATCCGCGAAGAAAATGTTTTAAGAGCAGATCCTGCCAGAAAGAAGTACCCCTGCGATGCAGCTGTATCAGATTCCAACCTGCCCAAAGGTATCAAGGCCGTTGGTTGCGACCAGGGTGATGGCAGAGACTCCGAATTTGAATCCATGCTGGGCGACCTTCGTTCCAAGGACAAGAAACCCAAGGCTCAAAAGGAAAAGGACTCCTATTTCTACATGCAGCGTCCGGCTCCCAAGATTTTCAACGGTTACTACCAGGTTCTCGCACCCGAAATTTACAGCATCGACTCCCTGCGTAAGGACAAGCGATTCTTCTCCATTCGTTCTGGAGAAAAACACGAACCTCTGATCCATATGCCCGAAAGCGAAATTGTAGTTGGTGTGGGCAAGAAGACTAATAAAAATCTGAAAAAGGGCGACCTGGTGGACATCTATGAAGCAAAGTCCATAAACGTCCCCACCGAAAAAGACAATAACTTCGAAAAGAAAGCATTGCTCCGCCTCTCCGGTGTTGCAAAGATTACTTCCATCGGCGACACCCTCTCACGAGCACAGGTGGTCCAGAGTTTCCGCGAAATCAAGATCAACCAGTCCAAGGCCAAGTTGAAGGAAGAACTGAACACGATCAATGTGAGCGGTTATGAACCTGAACAGAACGCCAAGGTGGACTCCATGGCAGCCATTAACTATGCCCTGGATCCTATGCTGATTATCGGTGCGTACTCTTACGTACTGATTAACCAGGGTTCCGCCAAGGGCTATAACACAGGTGACGCAGTGGCCGTTTGGGAAATTGACGCTTCCGACCCGTCCATTCCGCCTCGTCTCCTTGGCCGTGGCGTTATTGTTCGTGCAAACGAAAACGAAGCCGCAGTCCTGATTCGCGAAGCCTATTCCAACAGTCGTAGAATTGAAGTTGGCCACAAGGTTTCCGTGACCCATCAGGCAACCGTCGTCAAGTAA